The following proteins are encoded in a genomic region of Spirosoma sp. SC4-14:
- a CDS encoding ABC transporter permease/substrate-binding protein — protein sequence MTDFFTFVRDHADKLLEQILTHIGLTFVSLLVALIIGVPLGIGIARHPRLAGSVLGVAGVLQTIPSVALLGFLIPLLGIGAGPALVALFLYALLPIIRNTYVGIVEVSPSVKEAAMGIGMTDGQILTKVELPLALPVIFAGIRTATVINVGVATLAAYVAAGGLGEFIFSGIALSNVNMMLAGAIPAALLAIGFDGLLARLQRLSGKRLRIGALAFLTLAPFLSAFYLIPGREDKLVAGFAHEFYGRADGYPGLTKTYGLHLRPRLIDQNLMYEAIHRNQVDIISGYSTDGRIKAYDLLVLNDNRHAFPPYAAAPVVRQPTLNRYPALASVFDLLAGKLTDSVMTALNYRVDYEKKAPEVVARQFLQQAGLYKVPAAGERNGTIVMGSKVFTEQYILAEVYRQLIEGHTHLRVATRTGLGGTQICFDALRTGAIDFYPEYTGTGLLVILQPSAQMLQTLSMQPDSVYRFVKQQFQTNYQLNWLRPLGFNNSYCLMMRREQAHRLGIRSIEDLVRVLEE from the coding sequence ATGACCGATTTTTTTACGTTTGTTCGCGACCATGCCGATAAACTACTGGAACAAATTCTGACCCACATCGGACTTACGTTTGTGTCGTTGCTGGTGGCACTGATCATCGGCGTTCCGCTGGGAATCGGAATTGCACGGCACCCTCGGCTGGCGGGTAGCGTACTGGGCGTAGCCGGTGTTTTGCAAACCATACCTAGTGTAGCATTACTGGGCTTTCTGATTCCGTTACTCGGCATTGGGGCAGGACCGGCACTGGTTGCGTTATTTCTATATGCCTTGCTGCCGATTATCCGTAACACCTATGTCGGCATCGTGGAAGTTAGTCCGTCGGTGAAAGAAGCCGCAATGGGGATTGGGATGACCGATGGGCAAATCCTGACGAAAGTAGAACTGCCCCTGGCGCTTCCCGTTATTTTTGCGGGAATTCGCACCGCTACAGTTATCAATGTAGGTGTGGCTACGCTGGCGGCTTACGTGGCAGCGGGTGGACTAGGCGAGTTTATTTTCAGTGGTATTGCGCTCAGTAATGTCAATATGATGCTGGCCGGAGCAATTCCGGCGGCATTGCTGGCCATAGGCTTCGATGGGCTGCTGGCTCGTCTACAGCGGCTGTCGGGTAAGCGGTTACGGATTGGAGCCCTGGCGTTTCTGACCCTGGCTCCGTTTCTGTCGGCTTTTTATCTGATTCCGGGTCGGGAAGATAAACTGGTTGCCGGATTTGCGCATGAATTCTACGGACGGGCCGACGGCTATCCGGGTTTAACGAAAACCTACGGTCTTCATCTGCGCCCCCGCCTGATCGATCAGAATCTGATGTATGAAGCCATTCATCGCAACCAGGTAGATATCATCAGTGGCTATTCGACCGATGGCCGGATTAAAGCCTACGATTTGCTGGTGCTCAACGATAATCGTCATGCGTTTCCACCCTATGCGGCCGCACCGGTTGTTCGTCAGCCAACGCTGAATCGTTATCCAGCGCTGGCTTCGGTGTTTGACCTGCTGGCCGGAAAACTGACCGATTCGGTCATGACAGCGCTGAATTATCGGGTCGATTATGAAAAAAAAGCACCGGAAGTCGTTGCCCGGCAATTTCTGCAACAGGCTGGACTATACAAAGTTCCGGCAGCGGGCGAACGAAATGGAACCATTGTAATGGGGTCGAAGGTGTTCACGGAGCAATACATCCTGGCCGAAGTGTATCGGCAACTGATCGAAGGGCATACCCACCTGCGCGTGGCGACACGCACCGGTCTGGGCGGCACGCAAATTTGCTTCGATGCGTTGCGAACCGGCGCTATCGACTTTTACCCCGAATATACGGGAACAGGGCTACTCGTCATTTTGCAGCCGTCGGCTCAAATGCTTCAAACGCTATCCATGCAGCCGGATTCGGTCTATCGGTTTGTGAAACAGCAGTTTCAGACGAACTATCAGCTTAACTGGCTTCGGCCGCTGGGCTTCAATAACAGCTATTGCCTGATGATGCGCCGGGAGCAAGCTCATCGGCTCGGTATTCGGTCAATTGAGGATCTGGTTCGGGTACTGGAGGAATAG
- the lepB gene encoding signal peptidase I, producing the protein MPEIQTKPASKPAKPKKSFVREWFDSILFAVVAATLIRWLFMEPFMIPTPSMENSLMVGDFLFVSKLHYGTRTPRTPLQVPLTHQKIWGTNIPSYSTAIQLPAFRLPGFTHVKNGDVVVFNYPPPKAGEPDYPVDLRTNFIKRCIGIPGDKIEVRQQQVLVNGKPMPVPPGAETNYFVRTTEVLDERFFRKLDIVNDFKSPEGPFINWQPLEQYNDSTKTSALVGYSVNTTADIIAKFKTFDWVKGIERMKDQPGELMPGIYGGSAYPWNRDNYGPLVVPKKGMTIPINKQTIALYGMIIDRYEGNENVELTPETVKMAGQPISSYTFKQDYYFMMGDNRHNSEDSRFWGFVPEDHIVGKAVLVWMSIDANPASFWQKIRWNRIFKIIE; encoded by the coding sequence ATGCCCGAAATCCAGACAAAACCTGCCAGTAAACCTGCAAAACCTAAAAAATCATTCGTTCGGGAATGGTTCGATTCGATACTCTTTGCGGTAGTGGCTGCTACGCTGATTCGGTGGCTGTTTATGGAGCCGTTTATGATTCCAACGCCTTCCATGGAGAACAGCCTCATGGTAGGCGATTTCCTGTTTGTGAGTAAGCTACACTACGGTACTCGTACACCCCGAACACCGTTGCAGGTTCCGCTGACGCATCAGAAAATCTGGGGCACCAATATTCCATCCTATAGTACTGCCATTCAGCTACCGGCGTTTCGGTTGCCCGGTTTTACGCACGTCAAAAATGGCGATGTGGTGGTTTTTAACTACCCGCCACCTAAGGCAGGAGAACCCGATTATCCGGTCGATTTGCGGACGAATTTCATAAAACGCTGCATTGGCATTCCCGGCGATAAAATCGAAGTGCGTCAGCAGCAGGTATTGGTGAACGGTAAACCGATGCCTGTACCGCCCGGAGCCGAAACCAATTATTTTGTCCGAACCACCGAAGTGCTCGATGAGCGGTTTTTCCGGAAGTTAGATATAGTCAATGATTTTAAGTCGCCGGAAGGGCCATTCATCAACTGGCAACCGCTCGAACAATATAACGACTCCACCAAAACGTCGGCACTGGTTGGGTATAGCGTTAATACAACAGCCGATATAATTGCCAAATTCAAGACGTTCGACTGGGTAAAAGGCATCGAACGGATGAAAGATCAACCAGGCGAGCTGATGCCCGGCATTTATGGCGGCTCCGCTTATCCGTGGAATCGGGATAATTACGGTCCATTGGTGGTACCTAAAAAGGGAATGACCATTCCGATCAACAAGCAAACCATTGCGCTGTATGGAATGATCATTGACCGTTACGAAGGGAACGAAAACGTAGAACTTACTCCTGAGACGGTTAAAATGGCCGGACAGCCTATTAGCTCCTATACGTTTAAGCAAGACTATTATTTTATGATGGGTGATAACCGGCACAATTCAGAAGACTCGCGTTTCTGGGGTTTTGTGCCCGAAGATCACATTGTTGGAAAAGCGGTGCTGGTCTGGATGTCGATCGATGCGAATCCCGCGTCGTTCTGGCAAAAGATTCGCTGGAACCGTATATTCAAGATCATTGAATAA
- a CDS encoding thioredoxin domain-containing protein, translating to MRQVLSAFLICWHILAMAQSPVLLTTDRSDSLLKAMPAIQLLDVRTPGEYANGHLHNAQNIDVRDASFTQQLAKLDPSKPVLVYCLAGSRSAKAAGILANAGFKEVYDMQGGFAKWTSANKPIDSAAEAPKGALTMDDFKRMTSSGKLVLVDFFAPWCAPCIKMLPTVKKLKTTMADQVTVVTIDYDQNRQLAQQLGVDEIPTLLLMKDGKTRWRGIGYMEENMLVKTIQENK from the coding sequence ATGAGACAGGTTCTGAGTGCTTTTTTAATTTGTTGGCATATTTTGGCTATGGCTCAGTCGCCGGTTCTGCTCACTACCGACCGGAGTGATTCGTTATTGAAAGCCATGCCAGCTATACAACTGCTCGATGTGCGGACACCGGGCGAATATGCGAATGGGCATCTACACAATGCACAGAATATTGATGTTCGGGATGCCTCGTTTACGCAGCAGCTTGCCAAACTCGATCCGTCGAAACCCGTTTTGGTTTATTGCCTGGCCGGGAGCCGCAGTGCTAAAGCCGCTGGCATTCTGGCCAATGCCGGTTTTAAGGAGGTGTATGATATGCAGGGCGGTTTTGCCAAATGGACATCTGCCAATAAACCCATCGATAGTGCGGCAGAAGCACCAAAGGGGGCCCTGACAATGGACGACTTTAAGCGAATGACCTCTTCCGGTAAATTGGTGCTGGTCGATTTTTTTGCGCCCTGGTGTGCGCCCTGTATTAAGATGTTGCCTACCGTCAAAAAACTGAAAACAACCATGGCCGATCAGGTGACCGTTGTGACTATCGACTATGACCAGAACCGGCAATTGGCGCAGCAACTGGGCGTCGACGAAATTCCAACACTGTTGCTCATGAAAGATGGTAAAACTCGTTGGCGCGGTATCGGCTATATGGAAGAAAATATGCTCGTCAAAACGATACAGGAGAATAAGTAA
- a CDS encoding DNA-3-methyladenine glycosylase — MTKLSASFYQSHDTLTLAQLLLGCELVHTTAEGTTAGIIVETEGYLTDDPACHAYRRQTVRNAAMFGPAGTLYVYQIYNHYNCINVVTGPEGVGEAILIRALEPTEGLDLMALRRNEAFRTGFARYRHNTIDAETAHGQQNLCNGPGKLTIAMGIDRKQHNGASLTTSELVIRGPVLHDFDMVTTTRIGISHGADLPYRYYIQGNRYVSRK; from the coding sequence TTGACGAAGCTATCTGCCAGTTTCTATCAATCGCACGACACCCTTACGCTGGCCCAATTGCTACTGGGCTGTGAGCTTGTTCATACAACCGCAGAAGGAACAACGGCCGGAATCATTGTTGAAACTGAAGGCTACCTCACCGATGACCCCGCCTGCCATGCCTACCGTCGGCAAACGGTTCGCAATGCGGCCATGTTTGGACCAGCCGGAACGTTATATGTATATCAGATTTATAACCATTACAACTGTATCAATGTAGTGACCGGCCCCGAGGGTGTGGGCGAAGCCATACTCATTCGGGCGCTCGAACCAACCGAAGGGCTCGACCTGATGGCCCTCCGCCGGAACGAAGCGTTCCGGACCGGTTTTGCCCGGTATCGCCATAACACCATTGATGCCGAAACGGCCCACGGACAGCAGAATCTGTGCAATGGCCCGGGCAAACTTACCATTGCAATGGGGATCGACCGGAAACAACACAACGGCGCGTCGCTCACCACCAGCGAATTAGTTATCAGAGGCCCGGTTTTGCATGATTTCGATATGGTTACAACCACCCGTATCGGTATCTCGCACGGAGCCGACTTACCCTACCGATATTACATTCAGGGAAACAGGTATGTAAGCAGGAAATAA